A stretch of DNA from Vibrio gallaecicus:
GCATGGCTAGCAACATTTTCTGCTTGATGTCTTTCGGTATATTTGGATTAGATAAAATACGCCTACGAGTCAGTTCCAACATGCTGTTGACAGACATTTGGGCAGAATCACTGCCTTTGGCATGGAAGAGCAAGCTGGTGACTTCATACATCATGTTTTCTGCAATCTGTTTTTCTTGTGCCAACTGCTGGTTTTGATAAATCAGCATGCTAGAAAGTGTGGTGCCAGAAAGCAGCAACAAACAAGAAAGTGCACATTGAACTGGTCTGCGGCAGAAAAGCATTTTAGCCGTATAGAAAGGCAAGTGTGCTTTTTGCGATATTGGTCGGCATGCTAATAGGCTTTCAATATCGAGGCGCATTTCTGCAACGGTTGAATAGCGATCTTTGATCTGGTGCTGTATTGCTTTATAGGTGATATGAGCAATGTCAGACGTTGGCTTCTCTATAGGGAATAGCAGGCTGAGAATTTTACCTAATGAATACACATCGCTTTGTTGAGTCAAATAGTCGCCAGCCATTTGTTCTGGACTCGCATAGGCTTTGCTGTATGCCGTGAGCAGGGTGTGTTTTGATTTACTCGACTGGCTGACTTTTTGAGTCAAGTTGAAGTCGAGTATTTTTGGTGATGTATTCGCATCAATGAGTATATTTTCAGGTTTCAAGTCAGCATGTAAGATCTGATTCTGATGAGCATGCTCAATTGCTAAGCAAATATCTTTAAAGAGATTGAGCTTTTTATTCTGCGTGAGGGGTGTAGAGGCTAAGTACTGACATAAAGTCTGACCTTCAACACGCTCCATTACAATATAGACTGAGCCTTCATAAACACCACCATCGAAAACTTTAGCGATGTAAGGGTGGTTTAAATGAGCTAACAGTTGAGCTTCATCAAAAAGCGACTTTTTACCCAGAACATGGGTTAATGCTGGCTGGATGAATTTAATGGCTAAGTCTTGCTCAAATGTTTTATCAGCACGGCTGGCGGCGTAAACAATCCCCATCCCACCACGACCCAATTCATGAGTAATATGGTATTTATGAATAAGAGTATTGGTTAAGTCTAATTCGATACTCGTTGCTTGGTGCGCGTGAAAGCCGAGCAATTCGGTAAATTGCTCTGATTCTTTATTCACCGCAAGCAGTGGAGAAACTTGCTTGAAAAGCTCAGGTTGAAGTGATTTTAATTTTTTTAGATACACTTCTTTGTCTGAGACGGATAAATCCATGAGGTGATAAAAGACCTCTGTGGGACTTTGAGCTGACATTGTTACTACTGATAATATTGTATTTATTAGTTTTGCATTCTATAAGAAAGACGGCTCCATCTTGAAGATATTATTTAAATGAATACAAAAAAACCCAGCATCAACTGGGTTTTTTATAAAATTTATCAACAATTAACGCATTGTTACAAACTCTTCACTACCGGTTGGGTGAATCGCAACCACTGAATCGAAATCGGCTTTTGTTGCGCCCATCTTCATTGCAACACCAAAACCTTGGATCATTTCATCAACAGTAAAACCGATGCCGTGTAGACCAACAACCATTTCTTCTTCTCCAGCGCACACTAGCTTCATTTTACAAGGCTGACGGTGCTTCGTTACTGCTGTATACATAGCAGTAAAGCCAGAAGTGTAGACTTTGATATTGTCTTTGCCGTATTGCTCTTCAGCTTCTTGTGTCGTTAGACCAATGGTGCCGATAGGCGGGTGGCTAAATACAACCGTTGGAACTAAGTTGTAATCCATTTTCGCGTTGGTTTGACCGTTAAATAAACGCTCAGACAATTGACGACCCGCTTTAATCG
This window harbors:
- a CDS encoding serine/threonine-protein kinase; the protein is MSAQSPTEVFYHLMDLSVSDKEVYLKKLKSLQPELFKQVSPLLAVNKESEQFTELLGFHAHQATSIELDLTNTLIHKYHITHELGRGGMGIVYAASRADKTFEQDLAIKFIQPALTHVLGKKSLFDEAQLLAHLNHPYIAKVFDGGVYEGSVYIVMERVEGQTLCQYLASTPLTQNKKLNLFKDICLAIEHAHQNQILHADLKPENILIDANTSPKILDFNLTQKVSQSSKSKHTLLTAYSKAYASPEQMAGDYLTQQSDVYSLGKILSLLFPIEKPTSDIAHITYKAIQHQIKDRYSTVAEMRLDIESLLACRPISQKAHLPFYTAKMLFCRRPVQCALSCLLLLSGTTLSSMLIYQNQQLAQEKQIAENMMYEVTSLLFHAKGSDSAQMSVNSMLELTRRRILSNPNIPKDIKQKMLLAMLTPTPEKQVLKRNCTEGCTTP